A region from the Desmospora profundinema genome encodes:
- a CDS encoding class I SAM-dependent methyltransferase — MSREKERVKVQFGSTASGYVESEIHAKGQDLKWLVQAVKAHQPQPLLALDVATGTGHTAFALRQCVSRVVGLDLTEGMLEQAKRAAKERNLDNLVWMMGDAEDIPMPDGLFDVVTCRIAAHHFPEPLRAFQQCHRLLRDGGLFILVDNVSPADPTTEVLYNQVEKWRDPSHGWVFTESRWSDLLRRVGFSQVEVLHRWENQMQIEPWLDRAHTPQEVRERIRTVLKGASVEQQQMLGFRHGDSLEWIMRKAMWLATK, encoded by the coding sequence GTGTCCAGAGAGAAGGAAAGGGTCAAAGTGCAGTTTGGTTCGACGGCCTCCGGATATGTGGAGAGTGAGATCCATGCCAAAGGTCAGGATCTGAAATGGTTGGTTCAAGCGGTAAAAGCACATCAACCCCAGCCATTACTGGCATTGGATGTGGCGACAGGCACCGGACATACGGCATTTGCTCTTCGTCAGTGTGTCTCTCGTGTCGTCGGATTGGACTTGACAGAAGGGATGCTGGAACAAGCGAAACGAGCGGCAAAAGAACGAAACTTGGACAATCTGGTTTGGATGATGGGGGATGCTGAAGACATTCCCATGCCGGATGGTTTGTTTGATGTGGTCACCTGTCGGATTGCCGCTCACCATTTTCCCGAGCCGTTGCGGGCTTTTCAGCAATGTCATCGGTTGTTGAGAGATGGGGGGTTGTTTATTCTGGTGGATAATGTGTCTCCGGCTGATCCAACGACAGAAGTGTTGTACAACCAAGTGGAAAAATGGCGGGACCCCTCGCACGGATGGGTTTTTACGGAGAGCCGATGGAGCGATCTGCTCCGCAGGGTGGGATTTTCACAGGTGGAGGTACTGCATCGCTGGGAAAACCAAATGCAGATAGAGCCTTGGCTTGATCGGGCACACACCCCGCAGGAAGTTAGAGAACGAATCCGAACGGTATTGAAGGGGGCCAGTGTGGAACAGCAACAAATGCTGGGCTTTCGTCACGGCGATTCCCTTGAGTGGATCATGCGAAAAGCGATGTGGTTAGCGACCAAGTAA